TGTGAAGTGTTGTATTACTCATAATTGTTGTCGATATTTTTTAATGAGTGCCTTTTTAGCACTATTTATTATTTACTATTAGAGAATGACGGAGAATAGCAAAACCATAAACAGCATCAGAAAGATGCTGAGACCTGACCATAGTGGTACGCCAGTGTACCATTTGTTGCCCAGTCCACCACCGAAATTTTTGGTTTTGAAGTTGAAAGTCAGATCATCTGATACTTGCTCGGGTGCAGGAGCTGCTGTTAACACCGCAGAGATACTACATACTGCCATCGATACGATCCATGACAGCAAGGCTTGATTGGCGAATGGTACCAGGATGCCTTTCCAAAATGTAGCATTTGCACTCAGTTCCTCTCCAGCAAATACAGTGAATTCTAAAATCTTCAGCACTGCAGAGAATGCAAAAGAGATCAATACCGTATTCATGGCATCTTTTCCACTTACTTTTCTCCAGAGCATTCCCAGTAAGAAGATTGCGGAGAAAGGTGGCGCGATGAAATTGTATAAGGCTTGAATGAAAACAAAAAGATTGACCTTAGTAGCAACAGCCAAAACAATTGCAATCCCAATGGAGGCAAATAAGATGACGATTCCCATTACTTTTCCTAATCTGACCTGTCCTTGATCGTCCAGCTGAGGGTTGATCATTTCTTTATGAATATCCATGACATACATGGTAGAGGTACTGTTCAGCACAGAGCTAACAGTACTTTGGATAGCTCCGAACAAGGCTGCTAACAAAACTCCCCTAAGGAATGTCGGTACCAATTGGCCAATCATCACAATATAGGTGTTGTTGGCTTCATCACTCATCAAACCCCAGTCCCCACTCAGAAGGAATTCAGGCTTCATCGCAAAGTAGATCATGCCAGGGATCACCACGATGAAGGGGAGTAGCAACTTTAGGAAAGAAGCAAAGACCATCCCCATACGGGCATGATACATGTCCTTAGCGGCAAATACCTTCTGGATCATGTGCTGATTGATCACGGTGTACCATAGACCAATGTAAAAGAAGCTGAAGACCCAATGCGTCCAGGGATTTGTATAGTGGTTGAGAGGTTGTAATACAGATAATCGTTCGTAGTTGTCACCTGGCTCAGAGCCTTTGAGGATGTTGACCACATTTTGGTCGATCCAGTCTTGGACCCAAGCTACTTTGCCTGCATTGATGTCTATCATGTTTTGGAATCCGGCAATCATCCCTTCTCCATCACCCAAAGCTGACAGTCCCAGAAAAGTAACCGCCAGTCCACCACCAACCATGATGATAATGGTGAGCACGTCCATAAAAGCCACCGATTTTAGACCTCCGATGATGGCCCAGATACCTGCAGTGATACCAATGATGAAACAGCTCAATACTTTGTCCATCCCAAAGAAATTGTTGAGAATCAGAGATCCTCCATAGATCACAGGCCCCATGAAGGCCACTACATTGGCAATGATTGATAAGATGGCGAAAAAGTGTCTCAATTTCTTGCTAAAGCGCTTTTCGAGGAACTCAGGAGCTGTGTAAACATTCGAGGACAGTAGAAATGGTATGAATATCCAGATCAAAAAAGTG
This is a stretch of genomic DNA from Reichenbachiella ulvae. It encodes these proteins:
- a CDS encoding SLC5 family protein; this encodes MEITSFELHFADYVAFFGYFILLSLIGYISGKKKSTDAADYFLAGKTLPWYVVGSSYIAANISTEHFIGLIGAAVIYGISVATGEWSTVIAFTFLIWIFIPFLLSSNVYTAPEFLEKRFSKKLRHFFAILSIIANVVAFMGPVIYGGSLILNNFFGMDKVLSCFIIGITAGIWAIIGGLKSVAFMDVLTIIIMVGGGLAVTFLGLSALGDGEGMIAGFQNMIDINAGKVAWVQDWIDQNVVNILKGSEPGDNYERLSVLQPLNHYTNPWTHWVFSFFYIGLWYTVINQHMIQKVFAAKDMYHARMGMVFASFLKLLLPFIVVIPGMIYFAMKPEFLLSGDWGLMSDEANNTYIVMIGQLVPTFLRGVLLAALFGAIQSTVSSVLNSTSTMYVMDIHKEMINPQLDDQGQVRLGKVMGIVILFASIGIAIVLAVATKVNLFVFIQALYNFIAPPFSAIFLLGMLWRKVSGKDAMNTVLISFAFSAVLKILEFTVFAGEELSANATFWKGILVPFANQALLSWIVSMAVCSISAVLTAAPAPEQVSDDLTFNFKTKNFGGGLGNKWYTGVPLWSGLSIFLMLFMVLLFSVIL